The sequence TAGCGCGCGACGCGGCCGGCTTCGTCGCGGCGCAGGTAGAACACCTTGTCGGCGCTGTGCAGGCGGTAGGGCGTGGCCAGGAAAGAGAGATAGGCGTCGCGCTCGGGCGAGCGCTGCAGGCCGATGGCCAGGTCGGCGCGGCCGCCGGCCAGCATCGCCAGGCAGCGCTTGAGCGGGCAGTCGACGATCTCGAGCCGCAGGCCGAGCCGGCGCGCCAGTTCGCGCGCGATCTCGGTGTAGGCGCCGCTTGCCTGGCCGGCGGCGTCGTACTGCTTCCACGGCTCGAGCGTATTGAAGGCCAGCCGCAGGCCGGCCGCCTGCAACGGCGCGGCGAGCAGCAAGGAGGCGAGCAGGAGGCGGAACAGGGACATGCCCGAAGTATCGGCGAGCGCCCCACAAGAACAAAGCCGCCCAGCGGGCGGCCTTGCTCATGCTTCGAAACAGCGCAGAACCGGCTAGTGGCCGACGCCCTTGATCATGTCCTCGACCACCTTCTTGGCGTCGCCGAACACCATCATGGTCTTGTCCATGTAGAACAGGTCGTTGTCGAGGCCGGCATAGCCCGCGCTCATCGAGCGCTTCACCACGATCACGGTGCGCGCCTTGTGCGCTTCCAGGATCGGCATGCCGTAGATCGGGCTCGACTTGTCCTTCAGCGCCGCCGGGTTCACCACGTCGTTGGCGCCGATCACCAGCACCACGTCGGTATTGGCGAAGTCGGAGTTGATCTCCTCCATCTCCAGCACCTGCTCGTAGGGCACCTCGGCCTCGGCCAGCAGCACGTTCATGTGGCCCGGCATGCGGCCCGCGACCGGGTGGATCGCGTAGCGCACCGTCACGCCCTTCTCGATCAGCGCGTTGGCGAACTCCTGCAGCGCATGCTGGGCGCGCGACACCGCCAGGCCGTAGCCGGGCACGATCACCACCGAATCGGCGTTGCCCATCAGGAAGGCCGCATCGTCGGCGCTGCCCGACTTGTAGTTCTTCGGCCCGGCATCGGCGCCGCCGCCGGCCGCCGCATCGCCGCCCATGCTGCCGCCGAAGATCACGCTGAGGAAGGAGCGGTTCATCGCCTTGCACATGATGTAGCTGAGGATGGCGCCCGAAGAGCCCACCAGCGAGCCGGCGATGATCAGCACCGAGTTGTTCAGCGTGAAGCCGATGCCGGCCGCCGCCCAGCCCGAGTAGCTGTTCAGCATCGACACCACCACCGGCATGTCGCCGCCGCCGATCGGTGCGATCAGGAAGTAGCCGAGCACCAGCGACAGCGCGGTCATCGCCCAGAACGAGTTCAGGTTCTCGGTGATGAAGTAGTGCGCGCCGAAGGCCACCATCGCCAGCGCGACGACGATCTGCACCGGCTTGACCCAGCCGCCCTTGAGCGGCTTGGCCGCGAGCTTGGCCGACAGCTTGCCCCAGGCGATGATCGAAGCGGTGAAGGTGATGCCGCCGATGAAGCAGCCGACGAACAGCTCGATGCGCTGCACCGTGGTGTGCTGCTGGGCGTGGTTGTGCACCGCCGCCAGCGCGATCAGCACCGCGGCCAGGCCGACCAGCGAGTGCATCAGCGCCACCGTCTCGGGCATCTGGGTCATCGGCACGGTCTTGGCGCGCCAGGTGCCGACCGCCGCGCCGCCGATCATCGCGACCACGATCAGCGCGAAGTTGGGGCTCGGCGCCAGCACCAGGGTGACCAGCACGGCCAGCGCCATGCCGACCATGCCGTAGCGGTTGCCGGCGATGGCGCCGGTCGGGCTCGACAGGCCCTTGAGGGTGAGGATGAACAGGATGGCGGCGACCAGGTAGATCCAGTCGGCGTATTGCGCGATTGCGTTCATGTCGGCCTCACTTTTTCTTCTTCTTGAACATCTCGAGCATCCGCGAGGTGACCGCGAAGCCGCCGAAGATGTTCACGCTGGCGAGGAACACCGCCACCGCGCCGAGCACGGAGGTCAGCGTCACGGCCTGGCCGTCGATGTAGACGGTCTGCAGCACCGCGCCGACCACGATGATCGACGACAGCGCATTGGTGACCGCCATCAGCGGCGTGTGCAGCGCCGGCGTGACGTTCCACACCACGTGGTAGCCGACGAAGATGGCCAGGATGAAGATGGTGAAGGTGGTGACGAAGGGCGTTTGCAGCAGCTGCTCGACCGGCATGCTGGCTGCGGCCGCCTGGGCGGCCTGGGTCGCGGCTTGCGCGACCGATTCGGTGGTGCTCATTGGAATTTCGCTCCCTTGCTCTGGGTATCGGGACGGCGCGCTCAGGCCGCCTTGGGCTTGCCGAACAGGACCTCGCCGCCGTGCGTGACCAGGCTGGCGGCGACGATGTCGTCGTCGCGGTTCACCACGTAGCCCTTGTCCTTGTCGAGGATCAGGGCGGTGAAGTTCAGCAGGTTGCGCGCGTACAGGCTCGAGGCGTCGGCCGCCACCAGGCCGGCCAGGTTGCCGTAGCCGACCAGCTTGACGCCGCCGTCGGTGGTCACCACCTCGTTCAGCCGCGACAGCGGGCAGTTGCCGCCGTTCTCGACCGCCAGGTCGACCAGCACCGCGCCGGGCTTCATGCCGGCCACCGTCTCGGGCTGGATCAGCACCGGTGCCGGCCGGCCCGGGATCAGCGCGGTGGTGATCACGATGTCGGCCGCACGCGCATGCTTGTCGACCAATGCCGCCTGGCGCTGCTTGTAGTCCTCGCTCATCTCGCGGGCGTAGCCGCCGGCCGTCTCGGCCTGCTTCTTCTCCTCGTCGTTGAGCGGCACCTCGACGAACTTGCCGCCGAGCGACTCGACCTGCTCCTTGGCCGCCGGCC is a genomic window of Chitinimonas koreensis containing:
- a CDS encoding NAD(P)(+) transhydrogenase (Re/Si-specific) subunit beta; the encoded protein is MNAIAQYADWIYLVAAILFILTLKGLSSPTGAIAGNRYGMVGMALAVLVTLVLAPSPNFALIVVAMIGGAAVGTWRAKTVPMTQMPETVALMHSLVGLAAVLIALAAVHNHAQQHTTVQRIELFVGCFIGGITFTASIIAWGKLSAKLAAKPLKGGWVKPVQIVVALAMVAFGAHYFITENLNSFWAMTALSLVLGYFLIAPIGGGDMPVVVSMLNSYSGWAAAGIGFTLNNSVLIIAGSLVGSSGAILSYIMCKAMNRSFLSVIFGGSMGGDAAAGGGADAGPKNYKSGSADDAAFLMGNADSVVIVPGYGLAVSRAQHALQEFANALIEKGVTVRYAIHPVAGRMPGHMNVLLAEAEVPYEQVLEMEEINSDFANTDVVLVIGANDVVNPAALKDKSSPIYGMPILEAHKARTVIVVKRSMSAGYAGLDNDLFYMDKTMMVFGDAKKVVEDMIKGVGH
- a CDS encoding proton-translocating transhydrogenase family protein; protein product: MSTTESVAQAATQAAQAAAASMPVEQLLQTPFVTTFTIFILAIFVGYHVVWNVTPALHTPLMAVTNALSSIIVVGAVLQTVYIDGQAVTLTSVLGAVAVFLASVNIFGGFAVTSRMLEMFKKKKK